A genome region from Danio aesculapii chromosome 2, fDanAes4.1, whole genome shotgun sequence includes the following:
- the aqp1a.1 gene encoding aquaporin-1a.1 yields the protein MNELKSKAFWRAVLAELLGMTLFIFLSITAAVGNTNTQNPDQEIKVALAFGLSIATLAQSLGHISGAHLNPAVTLGLLASCQISLLKAVMYILAQMIGATVASAIVLGVSKGDALGLNQIHADISPGQGVGIELLATFQLVLCVLATTDKRRRDVSGSAPLAIGLSVCLGHLTAISFTGCGINPARTFGPAVIRRDFTNHWVYWVGPMCGGVAAALIYDFLLFPKMDDFPDRVRVLVSGPATDYEVNGTDDPPAVEMSSK from the exons atgaACGAGCTGAAGAGCAAGGCGTTCTGGCGGGCCGTCCTGGCCGAGCTGCTGGGAATGACCCTGTTCATCTTCCTCAGCATTACAGCTGCTGTGGGAAACACCAACACTCAAAACCCAGACCAGGAGATCAAGGTGGCACTGGCTTTCGGGCTGTCCATCGCCACCCTCGCCCAGAGCCTGGGACACATCAGCGGAGCTCACCTGAACCCCGCTGTGACCCTGGGTCTGCTGGCCAGCTGTCAGATCAGTCTGCTGAAGGCCGTCATGTATATTCTGGCCCAGATGATTGGGGCGACTGTGGCCAGCGCGATAGTGCTCGGGGTCTCCAAAGGGGACGCCCTGGGACTGAATCAA ATCCACGCAGATATTTCACCAGGTCAAGGTGTTGGAATTGAGCTCCTGGCCACCTTCCAGCTGGTGTTGTGTGTTTTAGCAACTACAGACAAAAGGCGGCGGGACGTGTCAGGCTCCGCTCCTCTAGCCATCGGCCTCAGTGTTTGCCTGGGACATCTGACAGCC ATCAGCTTCACGGGATGTGGAATCAATCCTGCTCGAACATTCGGACCTGCTGTGATTCGTCGAGATTTCACCAACCACTGG GTCTACTGGGTCGGGCCCATGTGTGGAGGTGTGGCGGCTGCGCTAATCTATGACTTTCTGCTTTTCCCTAAAATGGATGATTTCCCAGACCGCGTGCGAGTGCTGGTGTCTGGTCCTGCCACCGATTATGAGGTCAACGGTACTGATGATCCCCCTGCAGTAGAGATGTCCTCAAAGTGA